In Moorella sp. Hama-1, a single genomic region encodes these proteins:
- the yunB gene encoding sporulation protein YunB, with protein MRRRWRRPGQRPWGAMVLLILTGLLVVLLLEWRLRPALDALAVAQARWVATEAMQQAVLDKVAGQVSYNNLIQPGSSEGGQVVFMQADALSISRLQAAAQLAIQERLAGLQGQTYYLPLGQVLGLRLLAAYGPPVPVRFVPMGTVKVNVGDTFESAGINQTRHCIYLQAESEVQVIAPFNRDKVQVATTIPVAEAIIVGPVPRTYVSLGSEMLKGILHAPGF; from the coding sequence TTGCGGCGGCGGTGGCGGCGCCCGGGACAGCGTCCCTGGGGAGCGATGGTGTTGCTAATTTTGACCGGTTTGCTGGTAGTGCTCCTCCTGGAGTGGCGCCTGCGGCCGGCCCTGGATGCCCTGGCGGTCGCCCAGGCCCGCTGGGTGGCCACCGAAGCCATGCAGCAGGCGGTCCTGGACAAAGTAGCCGGCCAGGTGAGCTATAATAACCTGATTCAGCCCGGCAGCAGCGAAGGCGGCCAGGTGGTCTTCATGCAGGCCGATGCCCTGAGTATCAGCCGCCTCCAGGCAGCGGCCCAGCTGGCCATCCAGGAACGCCTGGCCGGGCTGCAGGGTCAAACCTATTACCTGCCCCTGGGCCAGGTCCTGGGCCTCCGTCTCCTGGCGGCTTATGGGCCACCGGTACCGGTCCGCTTCGTGCCCATGGGTACGGTGAAAGTCAACGTTGGGGATACCTTTGAAAGCGCCGGTATTAACCAGACGCGCCATTGCATCTACCTCCAGGCCGAGAGCGAAGTCCAGGTCATCGCTCCCTTCAACCGGGATAAGGTCCAGGTGGCCACCACCATTCCCGTAGCCGAGGCCATTATCGTCGGCCCGGTACCCCGGACCTATGTCTCCCTGGGGTCGGAAATGCTAAAGGGCATCCTGCACGCGCCGGGGTTTTAA
- a CDS encoding sulfurtransferase TusA family protein, with protein sequence MKELKAIKINENHFEVDMRGWMCPYPKYAVETILERLPAGGFLDLLVDCPSATKDVPDLAQKLGYDVQKVEILRDGEWKICLYK encoded by the coding sequence ATGAAAGAGCTTAAAGCAATAAAAATAAACGAAAATCATTTTGAGGTTGATATGCGGGGGTGGATGTGCCCCTATCCCAAATACGCAGTTGAAACTATTCTGGAAAGACTGCCGGCGGGAGGTTTTTTAGACCTGCTGGTCGACTGCCCCTCCGCAACTAAAGACGTTCCTGACTTGGCGCAAAAGCTGGGTTATGATGTACAGAAGGTTGAAATTCTAAGGGATGGAGAATGGAAAATATGTCTGTATAAATGA
- a CDS encoding CooT family nickel-binding protein: MCEANAYLVKESGEEELIFENVDRVLPGEEGILMEDIFGKRKLLRARIKEMALVDHKIILEAF; encoded by the coding sequence ATGTGTGAAGCCAACGCTTACCTGGTTAAGGAGAGCGGCGAGGAGGAACTGATCTTCGAAAATGTCGACCGGGTCCTGCCTGGAGAAGAGGGCATCTTGATGGAGGATATCTTCGGTAAACGTAAACTCCTGCGGGCCCGGATTAAAGAAATGGCCCTGGTGGACCATAAGATTATTCTCGAAGCCTTTTAA
- a CDS encoding YeeE/YedE thiosulfate transporter family protein, whose product MINKTVLNGRDKQIYVWQYVWQSIRGDWLKVFTEPWPIGAGAVALTITNLFMFMYARALGVFPQMAMWGSWLYNLAGLKTESPFTPYPVKPIYLDMHSMIDIGIIAGALGAALVAREFKIRKEDWRGYLWGAAGGILMGFGTVLMPPCNVGGFWVATMAFSLSGPLSAVGLLLGAYAGGSILQHQIRTALQKLDFSTAPKGEKKAAESFSHQPRWGGAIFFLTLLVAVIYYFKGMPKNAGLFLFGILFGLIIQRSRICFVAAFREILVSRDGKVMKWLLFSMAIGAMGFALLKAHGYQPEHMVFPAGWHNIVGGFIFGIGMVLAGGCGVGVLVRSGEGYTRSWVAILTAMLTSGAWVHIYGQKVGEEWLYGKPVYLPQLWGWGGALAFIYGFLLLFYLFILWVEAGKHERA is encoded by the coding sequence TTGATCAATAAGACGGTTTTAAATGGCAGGGACAAACAAATTTATGTATGGCAATATGTATGGCAATCCATAAGGGGCGACTGGTTAAAAGTATTTACTGAACCCTGGCCTATAGGAGCAGGCGCCGTCGCTCTTACCATTACCAATTTATTTATGTTCATGTATGCCCGGGCCCTGGGCGTCTTTCCCCAAATGGCCATGTGGGGGAGCTGGCTATATAACCTGGCAGGCCTAAAAACCGAAAGCCCGTTTACCCCCTACCCTGTAAAACCTATTTATCTGGATATGCATAGTATGATCGACATAGGTATAATAGCCGGTGCCCTGGGAGCTGCTCTCGTGGCCCGCGAGTTTAAAATTCGGAAAGAAGACTGGCGAGGTTATCTCTGGGGCGCTGCCGGTGGTATACTGATGGGTTTCGGTACCGTCCTAATGCCCCCATGTAATGTAGGGGGATTCTGGGTAGCTACCATGGCCTTTTCTTTAAGCGGCCCCCTGTCCGCTGTAGGTCTTTTATTGGGTGCCTATGCAGGCGGCAGTATTCTGCAGCATCAAATACGCACGGCCCTGCAAAAGCTTGATTTCTCTACGGCGCCAAAGGGCGAAAAGAAAGCGGCAGAAAGTTTTTCCCATCAACCCAGGTGGGGGGGTGCAATATTTTTCCTTACGTTGCTTGTCGCTGTTATTTATTATTTTAAAGGAATGCCCAAAAATGCAGGCCTCTTTTTATTCGGCATTCTTTTCGGCCTGATTATCCAGCGTTCACGTATTTGTTTTGTAGCGGCCTTCCGTGAAATACTGGTGAGCCGGGATGGGAAAGTGATGAAGTGGCTATTATTCAGTATGGCAATAGGAGCCATGGGCTTCGCCCTTCTTAAGGCCCACGGTTACCAGCCTGAACATATGGTTTTCCCTGCTGGATGGCATAACATTGTAGGCGGCTTCATTTTCGGCATCGGCATGGTCCTGGCCGGAGGATGCGGCGTGGGTGTCCTGGTGCGGAGCGGCGAAGGTTACACCCGTTCGTGGGTGGCGATTTTAACTGCCATGTTAACTTCCGGTGCCTGGGTCCATATTTATGGCCAGAAGGTCGGAGAGGAATGGCTGTACGGGAAACCGGTGTACCTGCCCCAGCTATGGGGCTGGGGAGGAGCCCTGGCCTTTATCTACGGTTTTCTGCTGTTGTTTTACTTATTTATCCTCTGGGTGGAGGCTGGAAAGCATGAAAGAGCTTAA
- the tyrS gene encoding tyrosine--tRNA ligase: MVHLQHEVERQLRVLRRGTAEIVPEEDLQAKLKKSLVTGRPLQVKLGLDPTAPDIHLGHTVVLQKLRQFQELGHQVIIIIGDFTGRIGDPTGKSETRRQLTETEVLANAETYKEQIFKILDPNHTRVTFNSSWLAKLTFAEVIELAASTTVARMLERDDFARRFQENRPISVHEFFYPLMQGYDSVALAADVELGGTDQKFNLLMGRHLQREYGQEPQVAMMMPILPGLDGVQKMSKSLGNYIGIKESPREMYGKAMSLPDELMPTYFELVTAVPLEELEAIKKGLAAGSLHPRDAKMRLAREIVTLYHGPTAAREAEKEFRQVFQQHELPEDIPEIDINEPRIWLPRLMVQAGLAPSTSEARRLIRQGAVRINGERLADPEAEIDSSEGMILQAGKRKFARLRFRVAP, encoded by the coding sequence ATGGTTCATTTGCAGCACGAAGTAGAACGGCAGTTGAGGGTGCTCCGCCGGGGAACGGCCGAGATTGTCCCGGAGGAAGATTTACAAGCCAAACTGAAAAAATCCCTGGTCACCGGCCGGCCTTTGCAGGTCAAACTAGGCCTGGATCCCACAGCGCCGGATATTCACCTGGGCCATACCGTGGTACTCCAGAAACTGCGCCAGTTTCAGGAACTGGGCCACCAGGTGATCATTATCATCGGCGATTTTACCGGGCGCATCGGCGACCCCACCGGCAAGTCGGAAACCCGTCGCCAGCTGACGGAAACGGAAGTCCTGGCCAACGCGGAGACCTATAAAGAACAGATCTTCAAGATCCTGGATCCGAACCATACCAGGGTCACCTTTAACAGCAGCTGGCTGGCCAAACTGACCTTCGCTGAGGTTATCGAACTGGCGGCCAGCACCACGGTGGCCCGGATGCTGGAGCGGGACGATTTTGCCCGTCGTTTCCAGGAAAACCGGCCCATTAGCGTCCACGAATTCTTTTATCCCTTGATGCAGGGCTATGACTCGGTAGCCCTGGCTGCCGATGTGGAACTGGGGGGAACAGACCAGAAGTTCAACCTCCTGATGGGCCGGCACCTGCAGCGTGAATACGGCCAGGAGCCCCAGGTGGCCATGATGATGCCTATCCTCCCCGGCCTAGACGGCGTCCAGAAAATGAGCAAGAGCCTGGGCAATTATATCGGTATCAAGGAATCTCCCCGGGAGATGTACGGTAAGGCCATGTCCCTCCCTGATGAACTGATGCCCACCTATTTCGAACTGGTAACGGCCGTGCCCCTGGAGGAATTAGAAGCCATCAAAAAGGGCCTGGCCGCCGGCAGCCTGCACCCCCGAGACGCGAAGATGCGCCTGGCACGGGAGATTGTCACCCTGTACCACGGGCCGACAGCCGCCCGGGAAGCGGAAAAAGAATTCCGCCAGGTCTTCCAGCAGCACGAACTGCCGGAGGACATACCGGAAATAGATATTAATGAGCCAAGAATCTGGCTGCCGCGGCTTATGGTCCAGGCCGGGCTGGCTCCCAGCACCAGCGAGGCCCGGCGGTTAATCCGCCAGGGCGCCGTAAGAATTAACGGTGAACGCCTGGCCGATCCCGAGGCGGAGATTGACAGCAGTGAAGGCATGATCCTCCAGGCTGGTAAACGTAAATTCGCCCGGTTGCGCTTTCGTGTCGCCCCGTGA
- a CDS encoding sigma-54-dependent Fis family transcriptional regulator: protein MRESHEKETYFYWEKMVIKGENPETIAGYINSMIFRSWQRCLEKKLNPEKPIAMRLPEPEIKARRKHYQRLIEVAAPFLENLYRLVKGSGFVVVLLDKEACILELMGDQEILNRDYHFQIGEFWDEETKGTNAMGLVKIEQKHLQVYATEHYCRANHWLTCSAAPIHGENGEMLGILDVSGDYRRAHAHTLGMVVAAVQAIENQLRLEAAGAEITRSYNNITAIIDSMSEGLISFDKYGQITKMNHVAVKMLGIAAEDCVGQPINKILGLPGIIDNLLTGQRAINDQEVFLDTNHGRLQFLLTGRPIMDQERKIYGGVITLRAMKSVQRLVTRMVGARAQFTFDDILGHSPALRRTIQTAKAVALSMSSVLLEGESGTGKEMFAQAIHNASPVAKGPFVAINCGAIPRDLLESELFGYEEGAFTGAKRGGRPGKFELANEGTIFLDEVSDMPLETQVSLLRVLQEKQVVRVGGLTPIPVNIRVIAATNRNLKKEVEKGNFRNDLYYRLNVICLAIPPLRDREGDVILLANYFIQKFSSMLKLAPCNLDPATARALESYWWPGNVRELSNAIERAVNLARGKTITLEHLPEPLQLLASNGKIRETNLVSLEKYEEKLILETLKETGGNISQCAAILGIGRNTLYRKLKKYSIPIPRR, encoded by the coding sequence ATGAGGGAATCGCATGAAAAAGAAACATATTTTTATTGGGAAAAAATGGTGATCAAGGGCGAAAACCCGGAAACAATCGCTGGGTATATTAATTCGATGATTTTCCGTTCCTGGCAGCGTTGCCTTGAAAAAAAATTGAACCCGGAAAAACCGATTGCCATGCGGTTGCCCGAACCAGAGATAAAAGCCCGGCGCAAACATTATCAGCGATTGATTGAAGTCGCCGCGCCTTTTCTGGAAAATCTCTACCGGCTGGTTAAGGGTTCCGGTTTTGTCGTGGTCCTTCTTGATAAAGAAGCCTGTATTCTTGAACTTATGGGGGATCAGGAGATATTAAACCGGGATTATCATTTTCAAATAGGAGAATTTTGGGACGAAGAAACCAAAGGAACCAATGCCATGGGTTTAGTAAAAATCGAACAGAAACACCTGCAGGTATATGCCACCGAACATTATTGCCGCGCCAATCACTGGCTGACCTGCTCTGCTGCCCCGATCCATGGCGAAAATGGAGAGATGCTTGGCATCCTCGATGTTTCCGGTGATTATCGTCGCGCCCATGCTCATACCCTGGGCATGGTAGTAGCTGCCGTACAAGCTATCGAAAACCAACTGCGGTTGGAAGCGGCCGGCGCTGAAATTACCAGATCCTACAATAATATTACTGCAATTATTGATTCCATGTCCGAAGGCCTCATATCGTTTGATAAATACGGGCAAATAACCAAGATGAATCATGTTGCCGTTAAAATGCTGGGTATTGCGGCTGAAGATTGTGTGGGACAACCTATAAATAAAATTCTCGGGTTGCCAGGCATCATTGATAATCTTCTCACAGGCCAGCGGGCCATAAATGACCAGGAAGTTTTTTTGGATACAAACCATGGACGTCTCCAGTTTTTACTGACTGGTAGACCGATTATGGATCAGGAACGAAAAATTTATGGCGGCGTTATTACCTTACGCGCCATGAAAAGCGTCCAGCGTTTGGTTACCAGAATGGTAGGAGCCAGGGCCCAGTTTACCTTTGACGACATCCTCGGCCATAGCCCTGCTTTACGCCGGACCATTCAAACCGCTAAAGCAGTGGCCCTCAGCATGTCTTCCGTACTCCTGGAAGGTGAAAGCGGCACCGGGAAAGAGATGTTTGCCCAGGCTATTCACAATGCCAGTCCGGTTGCGAAGGGGCCCTTTGTAGCTATCAACTGCGGGGCTATTCCGCGGGATCTTTTGGAGAGCGAACTCTTTGGCTATGAAGAGGGGGCCTTTACCGGGGCAAAACGAGGCGGTCGTCCCGGCAAATTCGAGCTGGCAAATGAAGGCACCATTTTCCTCGATGAGGTTAGCGATATGCCCCTGGAAACGCAAGTGTCCCTGCTCCGTGTTCTTCAGGAAAAACAAGTTGTTCGTGTCGGCGGCCTTACGCCTATACCGGTTAATATCAGGGTCATTGCCGCTACCAACAGGAATTTAAAAAAAGAGGTAGAGAAAGGCAATTTCCGTAATGATCTTTACTATCGCCTCAACGTTATTTGCCTGGCCATTCCCCCCTTACGGGACCGGGAAGGGGATGTAATCCTGCTGGCGAATTATTTTATCCAAAAATTTTCCTCCATGCTTAAGTTAGCCCCGTGCAATCTTGATCCTGCGACAGCCCGGGCTTTGGAGAGCTACTGGTGGCCGGGAAACGTACGGGAACTCTCTAATGCAATAGAAAGGGCAGTCAACCTGGCCCGGGGTAAGACCATTACCCTTGAGCATTTACCAGAACCCTTACAGTTACTTGCAAGCAACGGCAAGATCAGGGAGACAAATTTGGTATCCCTGGAAAAATACGAGGAAAAGCTGATACTGGAAACTCTAAAAGAGACTGGAGGGAATATTTCCCAGTGCGCGGCTATCTTAGGTATCGGCCGTAATACCCTTTATCGTAAATTGAAGAAATACTCCATTCCCATTCCTCGCCGCTAG
- a CDS encoding DUF3842 family protein, which translates to MTHPISEEVASLRIAVIDGQGGGIGKHITARLRQELPPQVEILALGTNAAATVAMLKAGANEGATGERAIIYNAPRVDAITGSLAIILADAMLGELTPAMAAAVAASAARKFLLPINRSGVEIVGVTPEPLPHLIEALVNRLKIFCQEGGSKDV; encoded by the coding sequence ATCACACATCCCATTTCGGAGGAGGTTGCCTCGCTGCGTATAGCTGTTATCGACGGGCAGGGTGGTGGTATCGGCAAACATATCACTGCCCGGCTCCGCCAGGAGCTGCCGCCACAGGTAGAGATCCTGGCCCTGGGGACCAACGCTGCAGCCACCGTGGCGATGCTCAAAGCCGGAGCCAATGAGGGTGCTACCGGTGAAAGGGCCATAATCTATAACGCACCTCGCGTGGACGCTATAACCGGCTCCCTGGCCATAATCCTGGCCGATGCCATGCTCGGCGAGCTGACCCCGGCCATGGCGGCGGCCGTTGCCGCCAGCGCAGCACGCAAATTTTTGCTGCCCATCAACCGGTCCGGGGTAGAAATAGTGGGGGTTACCCCCGAACCTTTGCCCCATTTGATTGAAGCCCTGGTTAACCGCCTCAAGATTTTTTGCCAGGAAGGAGGGAGTAAGGATGTGTGA
- a CDS encoding transglycosylase domain-containing protein — translation MAPEKKRRRKLNIFRAALLTLVVLGVILVGAGAGFAIGIIRSMPDWRPDNFKLDMTTFVYDKNNQLVDALHGEQNRVVVPLDKIPVNLQNAVIATEDARFYQHHGIDLRGILRAAYINLRHGSIQEGASTLTQQLARNAFIENPQRTLKRKIQEALMAIQLERMYTKKEILEKYLNIVYLGPGTYGMEAAAQYYFGTDVQNLDLAQSAVLAGIIQNPGRYSPFIKGNEQATKERQAAVLDNMVRYGYITPEQASQAKAEKLNFSQAKKTTTAKYPYYIDAVVEEASQLLESKGIEPAELYRGGLKIYTALDPGVQEEMEKVYQDKNNFPASAPDRQIESAMVVLDPHTGEVRGLVGGRDYTTRRGFNRAIQAERQPGSTIKPLVVYGPALEKGYPPAFVIDDVPTTFPSTPKPFSPRNYDGRYRGLISMREALRWSVNVAAVKMLNTIGVDTGYDFGQRLGLPLKPEDRNLALALGGLTTGVSPLEMAAAYGTFANQGIYTLPHLINRITDHNGRDLVVVNPPKKAVMSEQSAYLMTDMLETVVSSGTGTRAQLGRPAAGKTGTTSLPETPEFKNLNGEKDAWFVGYTPELVGAVWMGYDQTDAHHYLKSVAGGGYPALIWKKVIGAALKDKPVQDFPRPAGIIYADVDAKSGLLPSDLTPKEFIVKEIFTQSMLPKKVSDVWVQVQIDPTTGMLASPNCPNVTTGVFLKRPDGYNGPVKPEDASLEAPKEICTLHSGGNGAKQGLVSICTDPRHGGALFLANVPGPGQSGGCPPQYVKQVQLPPGQVPTQHCDLPDHQLGQSASGPGQNTGPPAPDLNGQLEVGPNVSQPRVILSWDVAGGGNYVFSVERRAGGSGYRSLAIVKDTSYTDTGVKPGFTYQYRVIALNGEDQSGTPSNEVTIAVPKK, via the coding sequence ATGGCTCCAGAGAAAAAACGCCGACGCAAATTGAATATTTTCCGGGCGGCTTTACTAACCCTGGTGGTCCTGGGGGTAATCCTGGTGGGCGCCGGGGCTGGTTTCGCCATTGGCATCATTCGCTCCATGCCCGACTGGCGACCTGACAACTTCAAACTGGATATGACCACCTTTGTCTACGATAAAAACAACCAGCTGGTTGATGCCCTTCACGGGGAGCAGAACCGGGTGGTGGTGCCCCTGGATAAAATACCCGTCAACTTGCAGAATGCTGTCATCGCTACTGAAGACGCCCGCTTTTATCAACATCACGGCATCGATTTAAGGGGCATCCTGCGGGCCGCCTATATCAACCTGCGCCATGGCAGCATCCAGGAGGGCGCCAGCACCCTGACCCAGCAGCTGGCCCGCAATGCCTTCATCGAAAACCCCCAGCGGACCTTAAAACGCAAAATCCAGGAAGCCCTGATGGCTATTCAACTGGAACGGATGTATACCAAAAAAGAAATTCTGGAGAAATATCTGAACATCGTCTATCTGGGCCCCGGCACCTACGGGATGGAAGCAGCAGCCCAATACTATTTCGGCACGGATGTCCAAAACCTGGACCTGGCCCAGTCGGCCGTGCTGGCCGGTATTATCCAGAACCCCGGTCGTTACTCGCCCTTCATCAAAGGCAATGAACAGGCCACCAAAGAGCGCCAGGCTGCGGTGCTGGACAATATGGTAAGGTATGGTTACATCACCCCGGAACAGGCCAGCCAGGCCAAAGCGGAGAAGCTTAATTTTAGTCAAGCTAAAAAGACGACAACGGCTAAATACCCCTATTATATCGACGCCGTCGTGGAAGAAGCCAGCCAGCTACTGGAAAGCAAGGGCATCGAACCTGCCGAGCTCTACCGGGGCGGCCTGAAGATCTATACGGCCCTGGACCCCGGCGTCCAGGAGGAAATGGAAAAGGTCTACCAGGATAAAAACAACTTCCCCGCCAGTGCCCCGGATCGCCAGATCGAGAGCGCCATGGTGGTCCTGGACCCCCATACCGGGGAGGTACGCGGCCTGGTGGGCGGCCGCGATTATACCACCCGCCGGGGCTTCAACCGAGCCATCCAGGCTGAACGCCAGCCCGGTTCAACCATCAAGCCCCTGGTAGTCTATGGTCCGGCCCTGGAAAAGGGTTATCCCCCGGCCTTTGTCATTGATGACGTACCAACAACCTTCCCCAGTACGCCCAAACCCTTTAGCCCCCGCAATTATGACGGTCGTTACCGGGGCCTGATCAGCATGCGGGAGGCCCTGCGCTGGTCCGTCAATGTGGCCGCTGTCAAGATGCTCAATACCATCGGCGTCGATACTGGTTACGATTTCGGCCAGCGCCTGGGGTTACCACTAAAACCGGAGGACCGCAACCTGGCCCTGGCCCTGGGCGGCTTGACTACCGGAGTCTCGCCCCTGGAAATGGCGGCCGCCTATGGTACCTTTGCTAACCAGGGGATCTATACTCTCCCCCACCTGATTAACCGGATTACCGATCATAATGGCCGGGATCTGGTCGTTGTCAACCCACCTAAAAAAGCCGTCATGAGCGAGCAATCGGCCTACCTCATGACTGACATGCTGGAAACTGTCGTGTCCTCCGGTACCGGCACCAGGGCCCAGCTCGGCCGCCCGGCGGCCGGCAAGACAGGTACCACCTCCCTGCCGGAAACGCCGGAGTTCAAAAACCTTAACGGGGAAAAGGACGCCTGGTTCGTCGGCTATACCCCGGAACTGGTCGGGGCTGTATGGATGGGTTACGATCAGACTGATGCCCACCACTACTTGAAGAGCGTTGCGGGGGGTGGCTACCCGGCCCTGATCTGGAAAAAGGTCATCGGCGCTGCCCTGAAGGATAAACCGGTCCAGGATTTCCCCCGGCCGGCGGGGATTATTTACGCCGATGTGGACGCCAAGTCGGGCCTTTTGCCCAGCGACCTGACGCCCAAGGAGTTTATCGTGAAAGAGATCTTTACCCAGAGCATGTTGCCGAAAAAGGTTTCCGATGTCTGGGTGCAGGTTCAGATCGATCCTACCACCGGAATGCTGGCCTCGCCTAACTGCCCCAACGTGACCACCGGTGTCTTTTTAAAGCGACCCGACGGTTATAACGGCCCGGTTAAACCTGAGGATGCCTCCCTGGAGGCGCCAAAGGAGATCTGTACCCTCCACAGTGGTGGTAACGGCGCCAAGCAGGGGCTGGTAAGTATCTGTACCGACCCGCGCCACGGCGGTGCCCTGTTCCTGGCCAACGTCCCGGGCCCGGGCCAGTCCGGCGGCTGCCCGCCCCAGTATGTTAAGCAGGTCCAATTACCCCCGGGCCAGGTGCCTACCCAGCACTGTGACCTGCCGGACCACCAGCTGGGTCAAAGCGCAAGTGGACCCGGCCAGAACACCGGACCGCCGGCCCCGGACCTCAATGGCCAGCTGGAAGTCGGCCCCAACGTCAGCCAGCCCCGGGTAATCCTCTCCTGGGACGTCGCCGGCGGTGGCAATTATGTCTTCTCCGTTGAGCGGCGTGCCGGCGGTTCCGGCTACCGCAGCCTGGCCATCGTCAAGGATACCAGCTATACCGACACCGGCGTTAAGCCTGGTTTTACCTACCAGTACCGGGTAATCGCCCTGAATGGTGAAGACCAATCAGGTACCCCCTCCAACGAAGTAACCATCGCCGTACCCAAGAAATAG